In Deinococcus metallilatus, the sequence GTACGCGGACCTGTTCGTACCCGGTGTGGCCTTCGGCATCATCGGCGGGCGCATTGGCAACATCATGAACGGCACCGACACGGTGGGACGGGTCACGGGCTGGCCCATCGGCTACCGCTGGCCCAACGGGGCGCGCGCCTTTCACGACGGCATGTGCGTGCGCAACCCCAACCCCGACTTGGACCTCTCGCGCTACTGCCAGGAGATCGGCGGGCAACTGGTGATGACGGCCCCCGTCCACTTCACCCAGCTCTACGGGGTCTTCATCGGGATCATCCTCTCAGTCGCCGCCTACTTCTGGCTGCGCTCACGCAAGGCGGGGTGGGCCTTCTGGCAGTTCTGGCTGTGGTACTCGATCCTGCGCGCCGGGCTGGAGGAGACCTTCCGCCTCAATCCGCTGACCCTCAAGTCGTACCTCAACCAGGGGCCCAACGCACCCGGCATCGGCCTGTGGACCGACACCCACCTGATCAGCATTCCGCTCATCCTGGTCAGCATCGTGATGCTGCTGCGGCTTCGCAACCGACCGGACACGCGACCGGCTGGCCGCTTGGTCGGCCCCTCTTCCCCCGCAGCCGAGCCCACCCCAGTGGAGCGCCCATGAACCGGACCACCTCTTCCCCGCCCGCCCGTGATCGTTCGCGCCGGGTCCTGGGGCTGGTCCTGCCCGCCCTGCTCGCGGCCTGCTCCTCACGGGACCTCGCCGGGGTGCAGAAGTTCACCTTCCAGGCGGGGGATCACCGCGAGGGCCGGCTGGTGTACGCGCAGACGCCGCCCGCCGGGGGGCCCCACAACCCGTCCTGGCAGAACTGCGGCGTGTACACGTCGGCGCTGTACAACGAGTACGTCGTGCACAGCCTGGAACACGGCGCGGTGTGGATCACGTACGGGCCGACCCTTTCCCCGGAGGACGTCCGAACCCTGGCGGGTCTGGCCCAGGGCCGCACGCACGTCCTCGTCTCCCCGAACGGGCAGCAGACCGCGCCGGTGGTCTTGACCGCGTGGGGCGCGCAGCTCCCGGTGGACGGGGTCGGCGACGCCCGCATCCGGGCCTTCCTCGACCGCTACGAGCAGGGTCCGACCACACCCGAGCGCGGGGCCGCCTGCACCGGCGGCTACTCGGGCACCCGGTGAAGGCGCCCGGGAACCAGGGGAACCTATGGCCACGGTGCTGATCGTGGACGACGATCCGGCGATCCTGGAGGTGCTCACGGCCTACCTGGTGGCGGAGGGCCACAGCGTGGAGACCGAGGACGACGGGCTGGCGGCGCTGCCCCGGCTCGCCCGCGCCGACGTCGCCATCCTGGACTGGATGCTGCCCGGCATGACCGGCGTGGAACTCACCGCCCACGCCCGGCGGGAGCATCCCCAGTTGCCGGTCCTGCTCCTGACCGCCCGGGGCGAGGAGGAGGACCGCCTCAGGGGCCTGAACGCCGGGGCGGACGACTACGTCGTCAAGCCCTTCAGCCCCCGCGAGGTGGTGGCGCGCGTCCGCGCCCTGCTGCGCCGCGTCGGGGTGCAGGACCACATCCAGGCTGGTCCGCTGACGATGAACCTCAGGAGCCGCGCCGCCACGCTGCACGGCCAGCCGCTGGCCCTCTCGCGCACCGAGTTCGACCTGCTCGCCACCCTGGCGCAGCACCCCGGCCTGGTCTGGTCGCGCGAGCGGCTGATGGAGCGGGTGTGGGGTCCGGACTTCCCGGGCGTGACCCGGGTGGTGGACGTGCACATCACCGCCGTGCGCCGCAAGCTGGGGGACGACGCGGACGCGCCCACCTTCATCGAGACGGTGCGCGGGCTGGGCTACCGGTTCCGGGAGGACTGACATGCGCCTGTTTCCCCGCCTGCTGCTCAACCACCTGATGTGTGTCGCGGTGACGGCCGCCGTGCTGCTCCTGGCGGCCGAGGTGGCCGCCCAGCCCTTTATCGGGCACCACGTGGACGAGATGATCCGGCTGATCGGCCCGGAGGGGGGGCGGCTGCGCGGGGACCTCACCGGGGGGATGCGCGGCACCCTGACGCGCGCCCTGCTCGCGGCCCTGCCGCTGGCCCTGCTGGTCGCCACCGGGATCGCCTGGGCCTCCGCCCGGCGGGTCACCGCGTCGGTGCGCGCCCTGCAGTCGGGCAGCGGCGCCATCGCCAGCGGGGAGTACGCGCGGCGGCTGCCGGAGGCCGGGCAGGACGAACTCGCCGACCTCGCGCGCAGCTTCAACCGCATGGCGGGGACCCTGGAACGGGTCGAGCAGACGCGGGTCGAGCTGATCGGCAACGTCGCCCACGAGCTGCGCACCCCGGTCAGCGCCGTGCGCGGCTACGCCGAGGCGGCCCAGGACGGCGTCCTGCCCGCCGGACAGGCCCTGGAGGCCATCGCGCGGGAGGTGGCGGGCATGGAGCGGCTGGTGCAGGACCTCAGCCTCGTGAGCCGGGTGGAGGCCGGTCGGGTGGAGCTGAAGGTGGGGGACATCCCCCTGGCCGAACTCTTGTCACAGGCCCAGGACCGCTTCGCGCTGGCCTTCGAGGACCGCGGGATCGCGTTTCAGGTGGACCTGCCCCCGGGTCCCCTGACGATCCGGGCAGACCCCGAGCGGGCGCAGCAGATCCTCGCCAACCTGCTGCGCAACGCCCTGCGGCACACCCCGCCGGGCGGAACGGTCCGGGTGTCCGCCCAGACGGAGGGAGCCCACGTCTATGTCTCGGTCACGGACACGGGCAGCGGCATCGCGCCCGAGCACCTCGACCGGGTGTTCGAGCGCTTCTTCCGGGCGGACCCGGCCCGGACCCCGGGAGAGGGAAGCGGGGTAGGCCTGACCATCGCCCGTGGACTCGCCCGGGCGATGGGGGGGGACCTGAGCGTGCGCTCGGCGCCCGGACAGGGCAGCACCTTCACCTGGGCGGTGCGTCGGGCCTGACCGTGGCCCCCACCCTCAGCGGTCGAGGTACTTCTCGGCCGTCCTCAGCGCCGTCAGCGCCTCGTCCCGTGAGTATCCGCCCTCCATCAGGCGGCGCACGCTGGCCTCCCGCCGAACCGTGAGTGCCTGGGAGGGCACCGAGGACTCGCTGGCGCTCACGTCTCGGAAAGGCTGCCGTTCGGCGACCGCCTGGTGGCTTTCTAAGTCCTTCACGAGGACGACGTGGTCGCCCTGCCACCGCAGCTCACCGACGTCCGCGAAGCTCAGGGACCGCCCCGCCTGCAACTCCTCCACGAACTCCTGGGCGTACCGGCGGGCGGTGGTCTCCTGAACGCCGGAGGTCTCCAGCTTCTCCTCCAGCGTGTGGAAGGCCTGGTCAAGGGTCAAGGTTTCGGTCACGTGACACCTCCATACGCCCGCAGCACCCTCTGGAGAGCGTGGTTCAGCATAGCAAAGTCGTCCTCAGGCCATTGCTGTGGGGGCCGCCGCCCGGCCAGCCGGGTGATGTCCATGTTCAGCGGGGACTCCGGCGCGCCGCTCACGGCGTACTGGGCGAAGGCGCGGGCGAAGATCTCCTTGGGTTTGAGCAGGTACGCCGCCAGGAGTTCGGTGTCGAGGTCCTCGCGACGTGCGGCCTGCAGGAGCTGCCACGTGGTGGACTGCTGGACGGCGGTGTCGAAGGCGGTCCACGCCCCGGCCTGGGCCGGGGTCCGGTTCGCGCCCTCGCTCGCCCAGCCCTGCTCGGCCCCGAGGACGCAGTAGTCGAGGGCGTGGCCCACCTCGTGCAGCAGGGTCAGCCCGGGAAAGAGTTTGGCGTCCGCCACCCGGGCGCCGAGGTGCGCGGCCCCGGCCTCGAACACGCCGTTCTCGTCGCTCAGCGGCTCGGTGCGCACCCCGATGGCGGGCACCGCGGGCACGGGGTCGGGCACGCGCGCGAGCACCCGGTGCGCCTCCCCCAGCGCCTCCAGACGCGGGTGCCGGGGAGGCACGAGCAGTGGGAAGAGGGTCACGATGGGTGCGGACGTCATGCCGTGGGCGTGACCTCCAGCGTCACGGTATGGGTGTCGACGCTCTTGGCCCCCACCTTGAGGATGAAGTTGAACTTGCCCTCGCTCGTCAGCTCGAACCTGAATTCGATCTTCGCGCTGGCCTCGAAGGACGCCTCCAGCCCGGCCAGGGCTTGCAGGCCCGTCCGGACGATGCGGGTGGCCTCTTTGAGATGGGCGGGCAGCGCGTCGAAGTGAGGCGCGGCCCCCCGGCGTTTGAGGACGAAGGTCAGGCGCTGCGTGTCGGCGCGGGTCATGTCCCCGGTGAGAAAGTCCTTGGGCACCAGTTTCGTGACCGGCTCCGGCACGCCCGCACCCCCGGAGCGTGACGTCACCGCCAACAGGTCCACCGTGACGCTGACCACCCGCAGCCCGGTGTCATTCTCCGCCAGCGCGACGATGGTCTGCAGGTCGGCCAGCACGGTCTGGGCCCGCAGCGAATCCGGGAGGGTCATGGGGCGCTCCATTCTGGACAAAGGGTCATCTTGCGTGACTGTAGCGGCCCCCGGGGGCCGCGTGGGAGGCATCACCGCCGGGGTGTCGAGGACGGCTGCTCCCCCGCGCTTTTGCCGTTTCCTTACACTCGCCCCCTACACTGCCGCCATGCGCCTGCTGCTCCCCGAAGACGACCAGCGGCTGCGGGCACCGGTGGCGGCGGGCTTGCAGGAACCCGGGCACGGCGTGCAGGAGGTCACGTCGGCGGGTGAGGGCCACACCTCGGCTGCCGCGGGCGAGTTCGACGCCCTCATCCTGAACGTGATGCCGGGGGGGAGAACAGGACGCGGGCTTCGGGGTCGTCCGGCCACTGCGGGAGGAGGGGGACGCCACCCCGATCCTCGTCCCGACCACACGGACCGATGTGAATTCCCGGCTGACGGCATCGGACATCGGCGGGGACGACCACCTGAGCCTGCCCTTCGATTTCCGCGAGTTGCGCGCGCGCCTCTCGGCCCTGGTCCTCTGCTCGGCGGGGCCGCCCGGCAACGCTGCCCCGCCGCCGGGCGGCTGCCAGGTGCATGTGCTGAGGCGCCGAGTGACAGGTCCGAACGGTCCCCCTCACGCCCAGAGGGTTCGAGCTGCTCGAAGGCTTCGCCCTCCACCCGGCCCAGCCGGAGGTGGAGAGCCGGGTGGTGGACGTGGATGTGGGGAACCTGCGCCGCAAGCTGGGGGAGGGCATGATCCTCACCGTGCGCGGGCACGGCGACCGCCTCGGCGAGGTGGGGCCTTGACCTTCCGCTGGCGGCTCACGCTGACCTACGCCGCCCTGCTGGGCCTCCTGCTCATGATCGCGGGCGCCCTGAGCTACGCCGCGTTCCGCCACACACTCTACGCCGGGCTGGACGACGCCCTGCGGGTGTACGCGCAGAAGCAGGCCGAGATGAGCCTGAGCGCCGACCGGAAGTCGCCGCATAAGGAAAATCCCGCCCTGGACGCCATTAATCGCCAGCAACCCGTCCGCATGACGGTGTATGGCGCCGGGGGCCAGGAAGTGGACTGGGGGCCGTCCCGGGTGGGCTTCATTCCCGGGGCGGGAACGTTTCAGGTCGGTGCGGAGCGCGTCTTCGTGTTGAAGACGGCCGGGGGCTGGATTCAGACCTCGCAGTCGGACGCGGGGGTGCGGGCGGCCCTGGGGCAGATTCTGCGCCTGGAGTTGCTGGGCGTGCCCCTGCTGCTGCTGCTGGCGCTCCTGGTCGGCTACCTCCTCGCTGACCGCGCGCTGCGGCCGGTCGATCAGGTCTCGGACCTCGCCGCCCGGATTGCCCGCAGCGGCCAGCCGGGCGAGCGGGTGCCCGTCGCCCCCGGCTCGGACGAACTGGCCCGGCTGACCCGCACCATCAACGACATGCTGGGCAAACTGGACGCGCTCCTGACCCGCGAGCGGCTCTTCGCGCATGCCAGCGCCCACGAGCTGCGCACCCCCATCAGCGTCATCCGCGCCACGGCCTCGCTGGCCCTGGAGCGGGAGCGCTCCCCCGAGGCGTACCGCGAGGCCCTCGCCCAGGTGCGGGACGTCAGCGAGGACATGAGCGCCCTCACCCACCGGCTGATGGAGCTGGCCCGGGCCACCCGACCTCCCGGGGGCCACGTGGTGAACCTGGCGGACGTCACGCTGATGGCGACCGAACTCCACGCCACGGACGCCCAGAAGAAACACATGTCCCTGGAGGTGACGCTGAACGACGCCTCCACCACGGGGGACCTGGGCGCGCTGGTGCTGGCGGCAGGGAACCTGATCCAGAACGCCATCCAGTACGGCCCGCCGGGTTCGGCGGTCCACGTCTCCTGCGGGGCCGACGACGAGGTCGCCCGCCTGACCGTGCAGGACGTGGGTCCAGGGATTCCGCAGGAAGAAATGCCGCGTCTGACGCAGCCCTTCCAGCGGGGGCAGGGGACGCAGAACCTCGGCGGCGCAGGGTTGGGGCTGGCCCTGGTCCAGGTCATTGTGGAGGCCCATGGAGGCGGCCTGGAGTTGGCGAACCGTGCTGAAGGCGGCCTGCGCGCGGAACTGGTGTTCCCCCGGCGCGCGTGAGTCCACCCGGCCTGGGGCAGGCTGATTCCGGGCGGGCCGGGATCCGCTGATGGCGGCGGGGGCCGGCGTGCCGGTCGGTGGGTTCCGGCTCTGGCGGCGGGCCTCCACCCCGTTGGCGCCTTAGGGTGCCCCTGCCTCCGGCCCGCCCGGACGCCCCCCACGTCTCCGGGTCGGTAGGGGGAGCAATGCCAGCAGCGCCACCCCGCTCCCCCAACTCACCCAGTCGCCGTACCGGACGGAGGGCGTGCGGACCGAAGAGACGCCGAAGGCGACCCGGTAGGCGCCCCGCTGTCCCCGGGGTGCGCGGAACGGGACCCGGCCCCAGGGGTCCACGACGGCGCTCACCCCGTCGTTTCCGGCCCGCAGCAGGAACCGCCGCGTCTCGATGGCGCGCAGGCGGCCCATCTGGAAGTGCTGCTCCGCCCCCGCTCCCCGGCCGAACCACGCGTCGTTGGAGAGCACGACGAGCAGGTTCGCCCCCGCCCGCACGGCCTGCCGGCTCAGCGGCCCGAACACCGACTCGTAACAGATGCTGACGCCCGCCCGCAGGTCCCGCAGGGGCAGCACGTTCAGCAGCCTCCCGGGCGTCAGGCTGGTCAACCCGGCCATTCCCAGACTCCGGAGCACCGGCGTGTAGAGGAAGCCCAGCACCCTTGAGAAGGGCAGGCTCTCCCCGAACGGCACCAGAACGCGTTTGTCCTGTCGGCCCGTGACCCCCCCGTCCACCCCGTAGGCGCTGTTGCGCGCCTGGCCCGGCACGTCGCCCGGAGCGCCCACCAGCAGGGGCACCCCCAGCCCCCGCAGGGCGGGCAGCACCCCCGGGTCGGAGGCGGGCAGCGGGCTGGCCGTCTCGGGCCACACCACCAGGTCCGCCGCTCCCGAGCGCAGGGCGCCCCGCGTCAGGTCGAGGTAGACCCCCAGCTCGTCCAGGGTACGCCCCCGGGCCTTGAGCCGCGGGTCGATGGCCCCCTGCACGAGCACGGCCGTGCGGGGGGTGGGCGCGGGAGCGGGCGTCACCCACCGCCCCCACAGCCACGCGGCGCTCCAGAGGGCGAACAGCGCCAGCAGCGCCGGACGCCGACTGCTCCCCAAGCCCGCGAGGACGCTCGCCGTGAGGGTGACGAGCAGCGTCAGCAGCGCCACGCCGCCCACGCTCGCGAGCTGGGCCAGGGGCGTGCCCGTCAGGGCGTACCCGGGGTTGCCCCAGGGAAACGCCAGCGGTCCCCGGGTCCGGAGCAGCTCGAGGAGCACCCACGCGAACGGCAGGGCGGCCAGGGTGCGGGCCCCGAACACGCCTCGGGTGAGCGCCAGGGGCACCGCCCAGGTCAGGGCCGCGGCGGGCAGGACCAGGACGGTGAGCAGTCCCCCCAGGGGACCCAGCACCTCCCCCAGGCTGGCGGGCAGCCAGGCGAGGTGCAGCGTGAAGAAGGCCAGGGCGAATACGAGGGCGGTCCGGAAGGCCGCCCGCCCGTCGGGGCTGCGGGCCAGCCGGCGGTGCAGGAAGGCCAGCGGCAGCGGCGCCAGCACGGCCAGGGGCGACGGCAACCCCAGCAGGCCCAGCACGGCCCCGGCGAGCGCGTCGCCCAGCCAGGCGGGCAGCGGCGGGGCATTCAGGCGGGCCCGCCAGGCGCGGAAGGCCAGGTGGTCGTTCACGCGCCGCAGGCTACGGGAGCCGTGTTCAGGTGCGGTAAAGGACCTTTACACGGACCTAACACACCCTGCCTAAGCTGCCGGCGGAGGCTTTCCCCCATGCCCACATCCACTGGCTCTCCCGCTCGCCCTTCTTCCCGCCGGGGGTCCCGGTGACGCCCCCGCCGCCCCGCCGCGGGAGGTCCAGCTTCTGGTTGGGCGCCCTCCTCGTGCTGGCCGCAGTTCTGGGGGCGGCCTGGCTGGCGGGCTCCATGTCGGACCGGGGCCTCACCGGCAATCCGGCCATGAACCCCGGGATGCCCTCCATGCCGGGGATGGATCAGCAGAGCATGCCCGGCATGGGGGGCGCGGCCCCCTCCGCCCCCTGACCCTGGCCGCGGGCCTCTCCTGGGGCCCCGTTCATCCCCGAAGAAAGACGTTCCTGCCGTGCCCCACTCCTTTTTTCGCGCGAGCGATTACCAGCTCTCCCGCCGGGCGAGCGTCATCGCGTTCCTCGCCCTGGTGTCCTTCATGATCCTGGCCGTCGCGCTCGCCAAACTGGCCGCACCGCCCAACGCTGCGCCAGCCCGTCCGGTGGTGACGGCCCGCGGGCCCCTCCTGAGCGCCGACGGCCGGATCCTGGCGGGCGGGCCCCTGCAAGCCCGCCGGTACCCCCACGGGTCCCTCGCCGCGCCCATCGTGGGCTTCGTGGGGGCGTCTGGCGGTCTGGAGGGTGCCGAGCGCGCCTACGATGGCCGGCTGGGGCGCGGTGAGGCGCTGACCCTCACGCTGGACACGCGCGTGCAGGCGGCGGTGGAACGGGTCCTGGAGGACGCCGTGAGGCGCACCGACGCCCAGTTCGCGTCGGCGGTCGTGATGGAGACCCGGACAGGGAACCTGACGGCGATGGCGTCCGTGCCCGGCTTCGACCTCAACCGGTGGCCGCAGGTTCCCCCCGACCGCTGGCGCAACCGCGCGGCGCTGGACGAGTACGAGCCGGGCAGCGTCGTCAAGGCCCTCACCGTCGCCGCGCTGCTGAACGAGGGCCGCACCACGCCCGACACGGTCTACGACACGCCGATGTGGCGCCGGTACGCGGGCGCGACCATCAACGACATCGTTCCCCACCCGGGTCAGCTCAGGACCCGGCAGATCCTGCGCTATTCCAGCAACGTCGGCATGACGCGTCTGGTGGAGGATGTCCCGCCCGAGGTGCTGCACCGCTACTTCAGCGCGTACGGCTTCGGGCGGCCGGTGCGGCTGGGGCTCCCCACCGGGGACGGCCTGCTGCGGGACCCGGAGGACTGGGGCGCGCTGTCGCAGGCCACCATGGCCTTTGGGCAGGGCCTGACGGTGACCACCCTGCAGCTCGCGGCGGCCTTCAACGTGCTGGCGAACGGCGGGCGGTACGTGGCGCCCCGCCTGGTCGTCGGCGCCCCCACCGGAAGCCGGGCCGTCCTGAGCCGGGCGACCGCCGCGAGCATGCGGGAGATGCTGCACGGGGTGATCGACGAGGGCATCAGGGCGAAGGCCGAGCTGCCCGGGTACCATGTCGGCGGGAAAACCGGGACGGCGCAGGTGGCCGTGGATGGGCGCTACAGCGGTGAGGTGTTCTCCAGCACCTTTGGCGGCTTTGTACCGGCTGGTCAGCCGCGCTTCACGGTCGCGGTGATGGTGCGCGGGGCGAAGCGCGAGTACCAGGGGTCGCAACTGGCGGCGCCGATCTTCCGGGACGTCACGTCGGCCCTGCTGTCCCTGCACGCCGTTCGGCCGGATCCCGGGCCCTGAGGACGGGGAGACGCGGGCCACCTCTGGGCCGGGCCGTGGACAGTCCGACACCCGGTCTGGCAAGCTGCGCCGTACCGATGCGCCGTCCCCTCCTAACCCTGCTGCTGGCCTGCGCCGTCTCCGCCGCCGCCGTGAACGTGACCGTCCTGCCGGGCGACACCCTGCCCGTCCTGGCCGCCCGTCACGGCGTCACGCCCCTGGACCTGCTGCTCGCCAACCCGGGCCTGGGGCCAGCGGACCTGCGCCCGGGCCTCACCGTGGCGCTTCCGCCCGGTGCCCCGGGGCCGCTCCCGGTGGTCCCCTCGCCCGCGCCAGCCCCTCCCAGCCCAGCCGTTCCCCCGGTGACCCCCTCATCGCCGGATGTCGCCACCAGCACCTGGACGGTGCGGCGCGGGGACACCCTCTCGGCCATCGCCCGCCGCCACGGGCTAAGCCTCTCGGGCCTGCTCGCCCTCAACCCGGGGGTGGAGCCGGAGCGTCCGCTGATGGTCGGGCGCGTCCTGGTGGTGCCGGTGGGCTCAACC encodes:
- a CDS encoding DUF3105 domain-containing protein, with amino-acid sequence MNRTTSSPPARDRSRRVLGLVLPALLAACSSRDLAGVQKFTFQAGDHREGRLVYAQTPPAGGPHNPSWQNCGVYTSALYNEYVVHSLEHGAVWITYGPTLSPEDVRTLAGLAQGRTHVLVSPNGQQTAPVVLTAWGAQLPVDGVGDARIRAFLDRYEQGPTTPERGAACTGGYSGTR
- the lnt gene encoding apolipoprotein N-acyltransferase; the protein is MNDHLAFRAWRARLNAPPLPAWLGDALAGAVLGLLGLPSPLAVLAPLPLAFLHRRLARSPDGRAAFRTALVFALAFFTLHLAWLPASLGEVLGPLGGLLTVLVLPAAALTWAVPLALTRGVFGARTLAALPFAWVLLELLRTRGPLAFPWGNPGYALTGTPLAQLASVGGVALLTLLVTLTASVLAGLGSSRRPALLALFALWSAAWLWGRWVTPAPAPTPRTAVLVQGAIDPRLKARGRTLDELGVYLDLTRGALRSGAADLVVWPETASPLPASDPGVLPALRGLGVPLLVGAPGDVPGQARNSAYGVDGGVTGRQDKRVLVPFGESLPFSRVLGFLYTPVLRSLGMAGLTSLTPGRLLNVLPLRDLRAGVSICYESVFGPLSRQAVRAGANLLVVLSNDAWFGRGAGAEQHFQMGRLRAIETRRFLLRAGNDGVSAVVDPWGRVPFRAPRGQRGAYRVAFGVSSVRTPSVRYGDWVSWGSGVALLALLPLPTRRRGGRPGGPEAGAP
- a CDS encoding peptidoglycan D,D-transpeptidase FtsI family protein; its protein translation is MPHSFFRASDYQLSRRASVIAFLALVSFMILAVALAKLAAPPNAAPARPVVTARGPLLSADGRILAGGPLQARRYPHGSLAAPIVGFVGASGGLEGAERAYDGRLGRGEALTLTLDTRVQAAVERVLEDAVRRTDAQFASAVVMETRTGNLTAMASVPGFDLNRWPQVPPDRWRNRAALDEYEPGSVVKALTVAALLNEGRTTPDTVYDTPMWRRYAGATINDIVPHPGQLRTRQILRYSSNVGMTRLVEDVPPEVLHRYFSAYGFGRPVRLGLPTGDGLLRDPEDWGALSQATMAFGQGLTVTTLQLAAAFNVLANGGRYVAPRLVVGAPTGSRAVLSRATAASMREMLHGVIDEGIRAKAELPGYHVGGKTGTAQVAVDGRYSGEVFSSTFGGFVPAGQPRFTVAVMVRGAKREYQGSQLAAPIFRDVTSALLSLHAVRPDPGP
- a CDS encoding prolipoprotein diacylglyceryl transferase, with product MDPVFLQIGSFKIAWYGVLITLGIVAGVWVGTRMARDRGLNVNLFNDMILWMIIWGLVGARIVFVATSWDQFAGIPFPRVLLDIVNLRAGGISIHGGLIGGILVLIYYTRRYKLNFYEYADLFVPGVAFGIIGGRIGNIMNGTDTVGRVTGWPIGYRWPNGARAFHDGMCVRNPNPDLDLSRYCQEIGGQLVMTAPVHFTQLYGVFIGIILSVAAYFWLRSRKAGWAFWQFWLWYSILRAGLEETFRLNPLTLKSYLNQGPNAPGIGLWTDTHLISIPLILVSIVMLLRLRNRPDTRPAGRLVGPSSPAAEPTPVERP
- a CDS encoding sensor histidine kinase, with the translated sequence MTFRWRLTLTYAALLGLLLMIAGALSYAAFRHTLYAGLDDALRVYAQKQAEMSLSADRKSPHKENPALDAINRQQPVRMTVYGAGGQEVDWGPSRVGFIPGAGTFQVGAERVFVLKTAGGWIQTSQSDAGVRAALGQILRLELLGVPLLLLLALLVGYLLADRALRPVDQVSDLAARIARSGQPGERVPVAPGSDELARLTRTINDMLGKLDALLTRERLFAHASAHELRTPISVIRATASLALERERSPEAYREALAQVRDVSEDMSALTHRLMELARATRPPGGHVVNLADVTLMATELHATDAQKKHMSLEVTLNDASTTGDLGALVLAAGNLIQNAIQYGPPGSAVHVSCGADDEVARLTVQDVGPGIPQEEMPRLTQPFQRGQGTQNLGGAGLGLALVQVIVEAHGGGLELANRAEGGLRAELVFPRRA
- a CDS encoding sensor histidine kinase, whose translation is MRLFPRLLLNHLMCVAVTAAVLLLAAEVAAQPFIGHHVDEMIRLIGPEGGRLRGDLTGGMRGTLTRALLAALPLALLVATGIAWASARRVTASVRALQSGSGAIASGEYARRLPEAGQDELADLARSFNRMAGTLERVEQTRVELIGNVAHELRTPVSAVRGYAEAAQDGVLPAGQALEAIAREVAGMERLVQDLSLVSRVEAGRVELKVGDIPLAELLSQAQDRFALAFEDRGIAFQVDLPPGPLTIRADPERAQQILANLLRNALRHTPPGGTVRVSAQTEGAHVYVSVTDTGSGIAPEHLDRVFERFFRADPARTPGEGSGVGLTIARGLARAMGGDLSVRSAPGQGSTFTWAVRRA
- a CDS encoding response regulator transcription factor; the encoded protein is MATVLIVDDDPAILEVLTAYLVAEGHSVETEDDGLAALPRLARADVAILDWMLPGMTGVELTAHARREHPQLPVLLLTARGEEEDRLRGLNAGADDYVVKPFSPREVVARVRALLRRVGVQDHIQAGPLTMNLRSRAATLHGQPLALSRTEFDLLATLAQHPGLVWSRERLMERVWGPDFPGVTRVVDVHITAVRRKLGDDADAPTFIETVRGLGYRFRED